The segment TGGCTGCTGCTGCCTCACTGCCCAAGGTCGGTGGCGAGGTGGAGCTATTCGTGCAGACCATTGTGCGTGAGGATGCCATCGAGCTTTATGGGTTCACCACGTGGGATGAGCGGATGCTGTTTGCGACTCTGCTCTCCATCAATAAATTGGGACCCAAGACAGCTCTGGCCATTTTGGCGGTATTCACCCCGGACGATCTGCGTCGCCTGGTGCTGACCGATGATTATACCCGATTGATTCAGGTGCCCGGAATTGGCAAGAAGAGTGCTCAGCGCATCTTCCTTGATTTGAAGTTCAAGCTCGAAGGGCAGGGCGCTTCAGGCCCTGCACCGTCTCTGCCGTCGTTGGATGGTAGCGCGGTCAACGCCTTCCGTGATGCTTTGGCAGGGCTGACCAACCTAGGCTACGACGAGGGTGAATCCAGAAAGGTCTTGGAAGAGGTATTCACCGATCAGGCTGATCTGGATGTGGGGTCCGCCCTGCGCGAGGCCTTGAAACGCATTGCCAAGAGGCGAGCATGAGCCGCGTCGTGAATATCCCGGACGAGACCATCCGCCCCAAACGGCTGGATGATTTCATAGGTCAGAATGAATTGCGTTCCAATTTGCGCGTGTTCATGTCTGCAGCTCTGGAACGCGGGCAGGCCATGGATCACACATTGCTTTACGGCTGTCCGGGGCTGGGCAAGACCACTCTGGCCCAGATCATTGCTGCCGAGCTGGGTGTGAATCTGATCAGTACTTCTGGACCGGTTCTGGAACGAAGTGGCGATCTGGCGGCCATCCTGACCAATCTGGACCGGCACGATATCCTGTTCGTGGACGAGATCCATCGCATGCCGCCCACCGTGGAGGAGATCCTCTATCCTGCCATGGAAGATTTCAAACTGGACCTTGTCATCGGGCAGGGACCGGGCGCGCGCACCGTGAAGATCGATCTGGAACAATTCACCCTGGTGGGGGCCACCACGCGCATCGGACTGCTGACTTCGCCGCTGCGTGACCGCTTCGGTGTGATTTCTCGTCTGGAGTTTTATTCGCCAGAAGACCTTGCCCGCATCGTGACCCGCGCGGCAGGTATCCTGGATGTGGAATTGTCCGAGAACGGAGCCATGGTTATTGGGCGTCGCTCGCGTGGCACCCCGCGTATCGCCAACCGACTTCTGCGCCGAGTGCGTGATTTTGCCCTGGTCGAGGGCGATGGCGTGGTCAATGCCAAGGCCGCCGAACAGGCTTTGGCGCGCATGGACGTGGATGATTCCGGCTTGGATTATATGGACCGCAAGATCCTGGAGACACTGATTCATCATTATGGCGGTGGCCCCGTGGGAGTGAAAACTCTGGCCGTGGCCTGCTCCGAGGAAGTGCGTACCATCGAGGAAATTTATGAGCCGTATCTCATGCAGTGCGGCTTTTTGAAGCGGACCCCGCGAGGGCGGGTGGCTACACCCCGCGCCTATGCGCATCTGAACCTGATTTCCGCCGCCCCAGGCGACCAAGGGAACCTATGCAAGTCGTAAGTCCATCTTTTGATATCATGTCCATGCCTGATGGCGAGGATGTTCTGAAGCATATCGAGGCCGCTGGCCGGACCTGCTACAAGTCCGAGGACAAGATTACCCCGGATTCGGCCGCCAAGTTTGTGAAGATGATCTTGAAGAGCGGGCACGAGTCAGTTGTGGAGCATGCCTCGGCTACGGTGCGCTTTATTTGCGACCGGGGCGTGACCCATGAACTGGTCCGTCATCGCATTGCGGCCTATAGCCAGGAATCCACTCGCTACGCCAATTATTCCAAGGACAAGTTCGGTAATGAGATTACCGTGATCCGCCCCGTGTTCTGGAAAGAAGGCACCCCCGAGTACGAGCGCTGGAAACGGGCCATGCAAGCCACAGAAGCGGCTTATCTGGACATGATCGCCAACGGTGCACGCCCTGAAGAAGCACGGAGTGTCTTACCTAACAGCCTGAAGACCGAGATTGTGATGACCGCCAATCTGCGCGAGTGGAGGCATGTCTTCCGCCTGCGCTGTAGCGGCCCGGCACATCCTCAGATTCGGGAAATCATGCTGCCGCTTTTGGATGAATTCGCTCGGCGCATGCCTGCTTTATTCGAAGACCTGCGTGAGCAGTTCGCCCCGGCCATCGAGAAGTTCAAGCCCTTGGTCGAATCCTAGGAGCACATGATGGATGATCATGCCGATTGCAAGCCGTATGTCGATGAGACAGGCAATCTGGTTTTTCCCAAGCAGTGCGATGAACAGTACTGCTGGTGGGGCGGTGGCAAAAAGCTTGTAGAGATTCTTGTAGAGCTGAAGGTCTCCAAGACAGTCTGGCAGCGTTACAGTCCTGAACCCTATCCTGAAGAACTTCACAAAGAGAACTATCCGCTTCTGTGATCCTGACATATCGTCTCTAATCGCTGCTAATCGCCGTAATCGTCTTTATAACCGACTGCTGTTGTCGGATATGGCGAAGGCGGTTGGCAGTGCTTCATCGATTCTTCCTCCCCCTGAATTTGTTCTTCGGCCCGCTTGTGTTTCACATGCGGGATGTTTCACGCATTCATGAAAACCGTTGGATTCCAAGGACCATTCGTCTTTTTTCGTGCTTAAAACAAAGCGATAATTTTCTGTGTTAAGAGATGTAAAGTGGAGGTCTGTGGGAGTGCTTGCGGGCCGTGGGCTCCCACCTGTCAAGAATAAAGAGAATCAAAAAGCCGACATTTTCGAGCTTAAAGAAATGATTTCAGAATAAATTATTAGGATTTTGATTAAAAATTGAGGATACCCTGTGGATAACTTTTCCATACAAATACATCTTGACCCCGGGAAAGCCTTGACCTGCGGTGCTTCCCCCCGAGTCACGGTGAAACGGGCGCTTACAGGTATTGTTATGTATATTAGATGTTTATGTGAAAATGAGGTGGGGAGAACAGTGATTGTTACGAACCTGCAACACCCGGATAACCCCTGTTGCGAAAGCATGAACAAGGACCTAGAAATCACAACATGCTGAATGCTTGGCCCCAGATACTTAATATCCTCGAGAAAACTCTCAATCCCGGGCTGTACCAGGTTTGGATCAAACCACTGGATGCAGAGGTGAAAGACGGATTTCTTAAGCTCTATGCCCCGAATCCCTTTGTGGCTTCGTGGGTACGCGACAGGTTATCCGACTCCATTGCAGAGGCGGCGACTCAGGTCATGGGCTCTCGGCCCAGTATCGAAGTGGCTGTCAGGCCCAAGGCCATGCAGTCCGCCCCTTGTCCGACAGAGGATTCAACGCCTGTTGCTTCAAACAGTACCAGGCGTACTGGTGACCGTACTCAGGCCAAGCTCCTTGGATTGCCCAATCTGGCGCCAAGTAGCCTGAAGAGTTGCAACTGGCAGTTCAGCTTCGATGATTTCGTGGTGGGACCATGTAATGAGTTGGCCTTTGTGGCTTCCCAGAGCATGTGCCGATCCGGGATGGATTTTGACCAGTTGTTTCTGAATTCCTCTCCCGGCTTGGGCAAGACTCATCTGCTGCAGGCCATTGGCAGGCAGATCGCCAGGAGCAGCAACCGCTCAAACGTGCGAGTCGGATATCTGACCGCCGAGCAGTTTGCCACTCAGCTGATCCTTTCCCTCAAGTCGCGCCAGGTGGACCGTTTCAAGGACAAGTTCCGCGAGAAGCTCGATGTTCTTCTTCTTGAGGACATTCACTTCCTGCAGGGCAAGGAACACACGCAAGACGAACTGCTGGAGACCTTGAAGGCCTTGCAGGCCCGGGGATGCAAAGTGGTCATGTCCAGCTCGTTCTTGCCGCGCGAGTTGAAGGATGTTGATGATCATCTGGCTTCGCGCTTGTGCTCGGGCTTTCTGACCACCATTGATCGCCCTTGCCTGGAGACCAGACGCAATATTCTGGAGTCCAAGGCCAAGTTGCATCAGGTGCAGCTTCCGCGAGACGTTTCCGAAATGCTGGCCGAAAATTTGAAGGATGATGTTCGCCAACTGGAGAGCTGCCTGCAAAGTCTGGTGCTCAAGGCCCGTCTTCTGGGGCGCGGCATTACCCCGGATTTGGCGGAAAGCGTACTCCGGAACTATACCATTGCGGATGTCAGTTCCATCGGGTTCCAGAAGATCGTGAGTCATGTCTGTTCGTATTTTGAGCTATCGCAACAGCAGTTGGCGTCAAAATCTCGAAAACGGGACATCGTTCAGGCTCGGAATACAGCATTTTTCCTGACCCGCAAGTACACCGATATGCCACTCAAGCAGATCGGTTCCCATTTCAACCGTCGCCATTCCACCGTCCTTAAGGGCATCACCAACGTGGAACGCGAAATCAGCCTTCAAACCCCCCTCGGGCGCCAGCTCGACACCGTCGTTCAGAAGATCAAGACCTCATAAAGGGCATAAGGATCCGTTTGTAGGGAGCAAAAGGCAGGCTGTAGGGAGCTTGCCTGGCGCTCCCCATGGACTTTTGTCCGGGGGAACCGGTCTGAAGAGCTGCCCGTTTTGGTGCAAGCCAGGTGTAGGGCTTCTCAGGTCGAGTTTTCAGGGGGGCCTGGGCGTGTGCCGAACGAGGCGCATGGTGATCAGGCTTCCAGCGCTACCAATTCCATCTTGCCCCAGACGGTGATCTTGCCGTCGCATTGGGCGAAGACTCCATCCAGTCCGAACGCTTCGGCGCGAGCTGTAACCCGTTCCAGATCCCGCTGTGACCGAAGGATATTGCACAGTGCCGTGGCGGCTGCGTCGGCAAGGCTGGCATTGTGTGAGCGGGCAACAACCAGTTCGCCGCGTCCAAGGGAGAGCGAATGGCCGATGGTCGCCGAGGAGGCGCACAGGGAGCAAGGAAAATCATCCTGCTCCAGAGCAACCCCAAGGCTGGCGCCTCCGGTCGGATCAGCCAGAATGGCAGCTACCCGGCGGCGGGTGGAACACAGGTAGATGTCCCCACCGTTTTCCACCAGTATGTCCGGGCTTTGGTCCATGAGGGCACGAGCAGTGAATTCGGCTACAGTGCCAGCCACGGCTGCCATGGGGCCAACTCCGCACAGCTGGGCGGCGTCGGCCATGGAGCGAATGAGGGCTGGGGCGGATTCTGGCACATCCACAGGCGTCAGGCTGGGCCCGAAGGCAGGATTGAGGGCCATGTAGGCCTTGATCTGGCCGCGCAGGCCGGTCACGATTCGAGAGACCTCGGCGCTCAGGTCAGACTGCGCCACTACGAGCAGGTCCGTTTCCTCGACCACAACCTGGAAGGAGGTTTCTCCTTGTGCCGGAGTGATTCCAGAGCGGTAATCACGGTGGGTGCCAGTGTGTACGTGTTCTTGTTTTTGCTTGGGCATACAGTGCCCACGGTGCTGTAAAATCTCAGCGGATGCAAGTCCGGTCTTCGCAGATTCCGAAATAGGATATTCCGGGCTGGTCCAGCATGAGGGGCAGCGCCCTGCAACGTGCAGCTAGAAGACCACCACGACTTGGCAGCGGTCCAGAAAGTTGCCGGATTCAGCAAGGACGTTTTGCAGGAAATCGGCATCCGCCGGAGGAATTTGCAGCTTTCCATCTACAGCCTGGGCGCGGATGATTTTAGGGGCGGCACCGGCTCGTTGACTTTGTTGGGCCTGAGCAAGTTCCCGGTAGTAACGCACAAATCCTTGTCCGATACCTTTTTTAAAATCCACCGAGTCGGCAGGGTAGAGGAGTCGGTCTCCACTGACGATGTTGGGCCGCAGAGTGGGTTTGAAGTCGGTTCCGCGTGCATCGATAATCAGCCCTGTCGTGGCTCGTGCTTCGGCTCGGACTGCTGGAGGCAGGGAGGGGGCGCTGCTGCGTTGCTGCGCTGCTGCGGGTGGTTGTTGAGATCCTCGGTTCTCCAGTTGACGGAGACGGGTGTCCAGTTCGGAAAATTTCCGGCGTGTTTGCATATCCAAGGGATCATTACCGGTGGCAGGGCTGGTGCCCGAGTCGTTGGAGAATGTCTCCAAGGCATTGGTCAGAGCGGCCACTCGTGCCTCAAGAATGCGTACCCGTTCTTCCAGCGGGCTGGTGCGGTTGACGCCAGCAGGTGCCGTGGGACTGCCGCGATCAAGGATTTCCCGCGCCAGCTCTCCGGTCAGGGGAACGCTTACAGTCACGCGTACCGATCCGTCAGCCAGCATTTGCTCAGCCACGATCGTCGAGTGTGCGAGGATGCCCTGCACACGCGAAGTGACCAGGTCGTTTTGCACCAGCAGATTGCGAACGGTGGTTTGGGAGTCGATGCGTACCTGGCCCACTACTTCCATGAGATTGCGCCGGGCATCAAGGACAGCAGCTCGTCGAGCCGCAGCCCGGGCCTGGGCCAGATTGGCGGCGTTGGCAGGGGGAGCGCCAGTGCCCGAAGCCACTGCCTTGGCGTCTTCCCAGTCGATAAAACCAACCCCTGCAACGTATTCCACACTGGCCTCCTGGGCAGCAGCCGAGGTGGTCGCGTATGCCGGGGGCACCGAGTGATTCATGCCGAGGAAGGCGGCAAACAGCGCCAGCAGCATGAGTGCCGCGGTTGAGTTGTGGGAGCGCGTGGGGTGGTGCATGGCGATCTCCTATGGGAGCGGGCAACCCGCAACCGGAGCTTCCAGCGCAGGAGCCAGCAGTACCGGTCCGAGCACGGAAATTCCAGGGTCGGTTTCCCAATGGTTTTCACGTAAATCCAGTGCAGTGGAAGAAAAATTCTGAACGTCAAAAGGAGCATTGCCCGAAAAGCTTGTTTGGCGAATGCTCGGGGCCAGACCTGTGCCCTGGGCCACGATGCCGCCCATTCCGCCGTTGCCCTTGATAAGTGAACAGGTCATGTCCGGTGCTGCGCCGTCGGACAGCTGCATGCCGGCCTGGCTGGACGAACGGATGACGGTTCCGATCAGGCGGGGGGCACTCTCCTGGATGTTCAGGCCAATGCGGGCTCCGAGGATGCGGGCATGGCTGAGCAATACCCGCGAGTCCTGGCTCAGTGTCAGGCCTTCCCACGATCCGGGGCGTGAATCGGGGGTTTCGGGCACCAGACGCACAGGCTGTTCAACTGTGCCGTAAGTCGTAAGTTTTCCTCCGCTCACGGTGATTCCGCTGCCGGGTGTAAACCGTATGATTACACCGGGGGCAATGTGCAGGGCGGAATTCGTGGGCACGATCAATGTGCTGCTGACGAGATACGGGCTGTACTCCGGTCCCAGAAAGAGAAGCTCGGGGACCGTGCCGCCAAGGGTGGATGAGGTTACTGCGGCTGCGGCCAGCGCAGGTTCCGGCAGAGGGGTTGCCTTGATTCCAGTGCTGAAGGTGCTGCGATTGCCAGCTTTGTCTACGGCGCTGACACGCAGGAAGCGAGGGTCGAAGTTGTCCAGGTCATCCACTGTGGCGCTAGGAGTTTCACTACGTAGCGCAAGGGTGAAACCGGTCAGACCCCTGGGGGAAGCCCAGACTTCATAGTTTTGCAGGTCAGAGACATTCACTGGCGACCAGCGGAGCAGGATGCGGCCATCCTGAACCGTGGC is part of the Desulfovibrio ferrophilus genome and harbors:
- the dnaA gene encoding chromosomal replication initiator protein DnaA, with product MLNAWPQILNILEKTLNPGLYQVWIKPLDAEVKDGFLKLYAPNPFVASWVRDRLSDSIAEAATQVMGSRPSIEVAVRPKAMQSAPCPTEDSTPVASNSTRRTGDRTQAKLLGLPNLAPSSLKSCNWQFSFDDFVVGPCNELAFVASQSMCRSGMDFDQLFLNSSPGLGKTHLLQAIGRQIARSSNRSNVRVGYLTAEQFATQLILSLKSRQVDRFKDKFREKLDVLLLEDIHFLQGKEHTQDELLETLKALQARGCKVVMSSSFLPRELKDVDDHLASRLCSGFLTTIDRPCLETRRNILESKAKLHQVQLPRDVSEMLAENLKDDVRQLESCLQSLVLKARLLGRGITPDLAESVLRNYTIADVSSIGFQKIVSHVCSYFELSQQQLASKSRKRDIVQARNTAFFLTRKYTDMPLKQIGSHFNRRHSTVLKGITNVEREISLQTPLGRQLDTVVQKIKTS
- the thyX gene encoding FAD-dependent thymidylate synthase translates to MQVVSPSFDIMSMPDGEDVLKHIEAAGRTCYKSEDKITPDSAAKFVKMILKSGHESVVEHASATVRFICDRGVTHELVRHRIAAYSQESTRYANYSKDKFGNEITVIRPVFWKEGTPEYERWKRAMQATEAAYLDMIANGARPEEARSVLPNSLKTEIVMTANLREWRHVFRLRCSGPAHPQIREIMLPLLDEFARRMPALFEDLREQFAPAIEKFKPLVES
- the ruvB gene encoding Holliday junction branch migration DNA helicase RuvB; translated protein: MSRVVNIPDETIRPKRLDDFIGQNELRSNLRVFMSAALERGQAMDHTLLYGCPGLGKTTLAQIIAAELGVNLISTSGPVLERSGDLAAILTNLDRHDILFVDEIHRMPPTVEEILYPAMEDFKLDLVIGQGPGARTVKIDLEQFTLVGATTRIGLLTSPLRDRFGVISRLEFYSPEDLARIVTRAAGILDVELSENGAMVIGRRSRGTPRIANRLLRRVRDFALVEGDGVVNAKAAEQALARMDVDDSGLDYMDRKILETLIHHYGGGPVGVKTLAVACSEEVRTIEEIYEPYLMQCGFLKRTPRGRVATPRAYAHLNLISAAPGDQGNLCKS
- a CDS encoding UPF0280 family protein, which codes for MPKQKQEHVHTGTHRDYRSGITPAQGETSFQVVVEETDLLVVAQSDLSAEVSRIVTGLRGQIKAYMALNPAFGPSLTPVDVPESAPALIRSMADAAQLCGVGPMAAVAGTVAEFTARALMDQSPDILVENGGDIYLCSTRRRVAAILADPTGGASLGVALEQDDFPCSLCASSATIGHSLSLGRGELVVARSHNASLADAAATALCNILRSQRDLERVTARAEAFGLDGVFAQCDGKITVWGKMELVALEA
- the ruvA gene encoding Holliday junction branch migration protein RuvA, with the translated sequence MIAFLAGTVAARTQGGCVVLTSGGVGYEVGMTLAAAASLPKVGGEVELFVQTIVREDAIELYGFTTWDERMLFATLLSINKLGPKTALAILAVFTPDDLRRLVLTDDYTRLIQVPGIGKKSAQRIFLDLKFKLEGQGASGPAPSLPSLDGSAVNAFRDALAGLTNLGYDEGESRKVLEEVFTDQADLDVGSALREALKRIAKRRA